TAAAATTCTTATATACAGGATCCTGGAAAGTAATTAAATAATGAAGGTTAAACCCCTTGAATGGTTTTAAAACAAAATCTGTAGTCCATCCCAAAGTCTGGATATCATAATAAACCGTTGCTGTCTGGGCTTCTGTTGTATTAAGGGGATTTACTAGATTGTATCGGTTAAGATTATTATTCTTTTTAAGGATTGTAGCTTGTGAAATCAGCTGGATATAATCCGTATTCCAGAATACGCCAATGGCGCCCAGCGGACTTTTTATTTTTTGTGTATTAGGATCAAATGCCTGTGAATAGCTTTCTAACCGTCTGTTTTCTTCAGTATATAAGAAGTTGGCCAGTAGACCGAAATTTTTACTGATGTTATAGGTTGCATTTAAACTTCCTGCAACCTGCAGCCAGTTTTGTTTAATATTGGTAAAAACAGAGTTTCCAAAAGTAAATCCGGGAGTTCTTGGTACCATTGAAAACTCTCCGTCAACGATATGATTTCTTAGATGAAGGCCGTAGCTCAGATTAAGGTTATCCGTTACCTTCCATTCATCAGTGGCATATACAGAGAGTTTGTTTTCAGTTCCGCTATGGTACTCTCCGCCTATATTGTAATTATAAAATCCGTCACTATCTGTATTGGTACCTACTAATCTTTGTGGCTGTGCCCCGACGGTCTGAAAGAAGAAAGATCTGTTGGAGGTAAATTTGTCAACATTATAATATTGCTCTAATATTCCTAAAGTAAGATTATGATTGCCAATCTGCTTATTGAAAGAAAAACGGCCGGCAATATTGGTGATGGGAGTTTCCGGCGTGTGCATGGCAAGCTGTGTTCCTATGTACCCGGAATAGGGCTGGCCTGTAGAGGCAACTGTATAGCCTGCCGATTCACTAGTCTGGAAGATACTCAATGGAATGATGGTTGATATGGCAACCTTAGCAAAATGCATTCTTGTTGAGAATTTGAAATTCCATCCGTTGTTCAGTAAGTAATTACCGAAAATATCAATGTTGTGGGATTTGGTGGTATTATCATTACCTGCCATCGATGCCCAATAATCATTTCCTTTTAGAAGGTCCTTCATTTTAATACGCCCATCGTTTACAACGTATGAATCCCTTCCGATCCTAAAGTCATCCAGTTCGGTTACTTTACCATTTTCTCCATATTGAAAGACAGCATAGTTGCCTATATTGTACGAGTCTGCATATTTGTACAATGCCGTGATTTTCCCTTTGTCATTATTAAAATATTTTGTAATCCCAAGTCTGAAAATCTTGGTTTCATCTACATTTCTGGCAAATCCAAGTTTAAAAGTACTGGGATCGTAATTTAAAAATGCACCGGCAGTATAAGTCCATCCGTTTTTAGAAATAGGCCCGGAGACATTGACGTCACCCTGCAGCCAGCCAAAGCTGCTTGTGGTGAATTTTCCTTTTATTTTTAAATCTTTAGTACCAGTCTGGGAGTAAGAATTAACAGCAAAACCAAGGTCTCCCATGGTATTGGCGAGCTGGTCCATTTTTAAGAGTCCTGTTTTTTCGAGCCCTACACTCTGTCTCCATGTTTTATTGGGAAGTTCAGGCCAGAAGAGATAAACAGACGGCAGATCGTTTTCGAGAATAGTAATTCCACCTACTGTAGAGGGAAGGCCGATATTCACATCTCTGGGGCTGGTGTTGTTGGCAGCATTTAGCATTACGTTTCTGTTGTTGTCTTCTTTAGAAGATACCGCTGTAGTTTTGATGCCTTCCTCGGCCTTTAATACTTTTTTTACAGAAAGACTGTCTGTCTGTTGTCCAAATACCTGATTGCAGCAGGAGAGTACCAGACTTAGGACTGCAATTTTAAATGTAGTTTTTTTCATTTCAATAATGTTTAATTTTTTTATTTGCTGTGATCTTGTATTCTGACCATATATAAGAGAGGGATTCTTTTATAACAATGCTTCGCCTTCATAGATCTGCACTTTTCTGCTATTGCTGTCATATTTTTTATATGACAATTATCTAACTGCTGCGATTACCTGCTACGTGTTGTGATGCATTTACGCCCATAAGCATGATCTCTTTATTTTTTTAATGCTTTTTTGATCATGTATTAATTTTTTGCCTGATGCAGAAAAAAATGATAAAAATCTAATCATAAAGTAGCGTTTTTCTTTAATGCTTCATTATGAAGCATTACAATACTAGCAATTTTATTGACACTACCAAAATTTTGTTAACAAAAAATTAATATTACGTGTATGTTGTTTGTATTCAGATGATTGTATTTTTTATTTATTGCTTATTAATTAGAGTTATGGTGAAGAATTGAAAATTTTGAGATTAAAAATTAACCAAAATTTATCCTCAGATTAAAAAAATGGAATTAGGTCTGTTTTTAACATTAATTTTGTTGAACTCAATGTTTTAGAAATATGAATTTTAAGAAACAGATTATTGAAAAGTCAAAAGAGGCTTACCAGATTTACGTGCCTCATCTTTCTATAGATACTGTCATATTTGGATTTAATGAAAGCGAACTGAAAGTTTTGCTGCTCAAAATGAATTATAATAAGCAATGGTTTTTGCCTGGGGGATATGTGGGAAAATCAGAATCTTTAAATGCTGCGGCACAGCGTATCTTACAAAACAGGGCCGGTGTAGAAAATATCTTTCTGGAAGAGTTTGGGGTATTTGGAGAGCTTAACCGCAATGAGTCTTTTTTTGAAGATTTTGATGATGATCTGTGGCATAAGCAGCGGTTTATTTCTATTGGCTACTATGCATTGGTAGACTATAAGAATGTAGAACCGAAGCATGATGCTCTTAGTGAGGCCTGTGAATGGATTGATCTCACTCAGCTCCCTGATATACTTTTGACGATGGATCACCGGATGATTATAGAAAAAGCGTTGTTGGCACTTAGAGAGAAAATGGCTTACAAACCCATTGGTTATAATCTGCTTCCAGAGAAATTTACGCTCCCTGAGCTGCAAAAATTATATGAAGTTATCTTGGGAAAAGAACTTAACCGGGGTAATTTTTATCGGAAAATAAAAAATACGGGAATACTTCAGAAACTGGATGAACGAAAGAAAGGAGGTGCCCATAAGTCTCCGGACCTGTACAGCTTCCATATCGAAAACTATAATATGCTTTTAAAAGAGGGCCTAAGCAGTTGGTAAAAGATGATTGGGATGTCGGGTTCTTTTCTTTTCGATGCTGGCAGTTACAAATAAAATATATTATCTTTGCAAACGAAAATTTAAAGAGTTTAAATATTAATTCATACTCAATACGGAGTATTAAGAAGACAAATTTATGAGTATACCTCAAGCGTTTACAGAACTGATTACTCTTGCTGACGGCAGAGAAATCACGATTGAAACAGGTAAATTGGCAAAACAGGCTGATGGATCTGTGGTAGTAAAAATGGGCGGAACCATGCTTTTAGCAACGGTTGTAGCCA
This genomic window from Chryseobacterium sp. MEBOG06 contains:
- a CDS encoding TonB-dependent receptor produces the protein MKKTTFKIAVLSLVLSCCNQVFGQQTDSLSVKKVLKAEEGIKTTAVSSKEDNNRNVMLNAANNTSPRDVNIGLPSTVGGITILENDLPSVYLFWPELPNKTWRQSVGLEKTGLLKMDQLANTMGDLGFAVNSYSQTGTKDLKIKGKFTTSSFGWLQGDVNVSGPISKNGWTYTAGAFLNYDPSTFKLGFARNVDETKIFRLGITKYFNNDKGKITALYKYADSYNIGNYAVFQYGENGKVTELDDFRIGRDSYVVNDGRIKMKDLLKGNDYWASMAGNDNTTKSHNIDIFGNYLLNNGWNFKFSTRMHFAKVAISTIIPLSIFQTSESAGYTVASTGQPYSGYIGTQLAMHTPETPITNIAGRFSFNKQIGNHNLTLGILEQYYNVDKFTSNRSFFFQTVGAQPQRLVGTNTDSDGFYNYNIGGEYHSGTENKLSVYATDEWKVTDNLNLSYGLHLRNHIVDGEFSMVPRTPGFTFGNSVFTNIKQNWLQVAGSLNATYNISKNFGLLANFLYTEENRRLESYSQAFDPNTQKIKSPLGAIGVFWNTDYIQLISQATILKKNNNLNRYNLVNPLNTTEAQTATVYYDIQTLGWTTDFVLKPFKGFNLHYLITFQDPVYKNFKFNAFGKDYDYSDKNVLGVAKVLMEIDPSYTIDKWRFWASFRYFSKQYANLTNVLYFAPRWETFGGVNYTVNKNINVGATVINFLNQRGASGTINGAELITDASPYYGKLLTGTYIMPFTAQFSINFNF
- a CDS encoding NUDIX hydrolase, which gives rise to MNFKKQIIEKSKEAYQIYVPHLSIDTVIFGFNESELKVLLLKMNYNKQWFLPGGYVGKSESLNAAAQRILQNRAGVENIFLEEFGVFGELNRNESFFEDFDDDLWHKQRFISIGYYALVDYKNVEPKHDALSEACEWIDLTQLPDILLTMDHRMIIEKALLALREKMAYKPIGYNLLPEKFTLPELQKLYEVILGKELNRGNFYRKIKNTGILQKLDERKKGGAHKSPDLYSFHIENYNMLLKEGLSSW